In a genomic window of Brettanomyces nanus chromosome 1, complete sequence:
- the RRP3 gene encoding ribosomal RNA processing protein (BUSCO:EOG09342EZI), with protein MPSSKVTKPSIRASKVDIDALKKKLGTKENKENSEINDKKINDKKTNEKKTNDTKAKSFKEFNLKEDIEEALNSLKFSMPTPIQEQSLPYSLKGRDIIGIAQTGSGKTAAYVIPILQALWDAQTPYFALVLAPTRELAYQIRETFDALGANMGLRCATIVGGMDMMDQAKELMRKPHVIVATPGRLMDHLENTKGFSLRAMKYFVMDEADRLLEMEFGPVVDKILQVLPRERKTYLFSATLTSQVDKLQRASLINPAKIEVNGKYSTVDTLIQSMMVVPDGYKNTFLMYILNEYMGKSVIIFTRTCAHAQHVALMTRILGFPAIPLHGQLSQAQRLGALNKFRSGDKSILVATDVAARGLDIPCVDLILNYDIPTDSKAYIHRVGRTARAGRTGKSVSLVTQYDLEMILRIEKVIGMKLPKETPEKNDILALHNSVDRAAAEAINKVKQFHAHRRIHTHHT; from the coding sequence ATGCCCTCATCGAAAGTAACAAAACCTTCGATTAGAGCATCCAAGGTTGATATCGATGCTCTCAAGAAAAAACTAGGtaccaaagaaaataaggaaAACAGTGAGATcaatgataagaagatcaatgataagaagaccaacgagaagaagaccaACGACACAAAGGCCAAGTCTTTCAAGGAATTTAATTTGAAAGAGgacattgaagaagctttaAATTCTCTCAAATTCTCGATGCCTACACCTATCCAGGAGCAATCGTTACCGTACTCATtaaaaggaagagatattaTAGGTATTGCACAGACAGGATCAGGTAAGACTGCTGCATACGTGATTCCTATATTACAGGCACTATGGGATGCACAGACACCATATTTTGCTCTGGTTTTGGCACCAACGAGGGAGTTGGCATACCAAATTAGAGAGACATTTGATGCGTTGGGTGCTAATATGGGACTAAGATGTGCGACTATTGTGGGAGGTATGGATATGATGGATCAAGCCAAAGAGCTTATGAGGAAACCTCATGTCATTGTTGCCACTCCAGGACGTTTGATGGATCATTTAGAAAATACAAAGGGATTTTCTTTGAGAGCCATGAAATACTTTGTGATGGATGAAGCTGATAGATTGTTGGAAATGGAGTTCGGTCCAGTTGTCGACaagattcttcaagttcttccacGAGAACGGAAGACATATCTTTTCTCTGCCACGTTAACGTCGCAGGTGGATAAATTACAGAGAGCCTCTTTGATTAATCCTGCAAAGATCGAGGTCAACGGTAAATACTCTACTGTTGATACCTTGATCCAGTCGATGATGGTTGTTCCGGACGGATATAAGAATACCTTTTTGATGTACATCTTGAACGAGTATATGGGGAAATCCGTCATAATATTCACAAGAACGTGTGCACATGCTCAACATGTTGCATTGATGACAAGAATCTTGGGATTCCCAGCAATTCCTCTTCACGGACAGTTATCACAAGCTCAGAGACTTGGTGCGCTTAATAAATTCAGATCCGGCGATAAGAGTATATTGGTGGCTACCGATGTTGCAGCCAGAGGTTTGGATATTCCATGTGTCGATCTTATTCTCAACTATGATATTCCAACAGACTCTAAGGCATACATACATCGTGTAGGAAGAACCGCACGTGCCGGTAGAACGGGTAAATCCGTTTCGCTAGTGACACAGTATGACTTGGAGATGATTTTGAGGATAGAAAAGGTCATTGGCATGAAACTCCCTAAGGAGACTCCTGAAAAGAACGATATCTTGGCCTTACACAACTCTGTGGATAGGGCGGCTGCCGAGGCCATCAACAAGGTGAAGCAGTTCCACGCACATCGGAGAATACATACTCATCATACTTAA
- a CDS encoding uncharacterized protein (BUSCO:EOG09343DMY), which produces MAIRRHKRRTHVVQTDKEYTSVPRSMVIHLGTAQKNHTLGQLVKDVRNMMQPHTAVKLRERRSNKVKDFVSVAGTFGVSFLMIFSQNEKTGGIHLRFAKMAHGPTISFKILEYSLCKDISRTLHNPKSLARGSVEYQSPPLLVLNGFTNPKEAASYEKLVITMFQNMFPAITPQTIKVGTIKRVLLINKDKKSGIIDVRHYAIDTKLVDVSRNVRKLVSMKNKRNKKIPNLSKVKDVADIILDPYAQAAFTSDSEVDTDAVVEVREEKEENVTKLKEKAEIKVDTMEEGEESGDVKRKKAVKLTEIGPRMRLELVKIEEEVCGGKVLYHSYIHKSEEEVELMDELQADKKKQKEQRKKQQRDNIEKKRKYKKVRFAGAGDAKKEGDDVEIDADADADADVDVDVDADVDISSSNSNSDDDRLFDE; this is translated from the exons ATGGcaataagaaga CATAAAAGAAGAACCCACGTTGTCCAAACGGATAAAGAATATACAAGTGTGCCGAGGTCCATGGTGATCCATCTTGGAACCGCCCAGAAAAACCACACCCTTGGACAGTTGGTTAAAGATGTTAGAAATATGATGCAACCACATACAGCAGTGAAGCTTCGTGAAAGAAGGAGCAATAAAGTGAAAGACTTTGTCTCTGTTGCTGGAACTTTTGGAGTCTCGTTCTTAATGATTTTCAGTCAGAATGAGAAAACTGGAGGTATCCATCTTCGATTTGCCAAGATGGCACATGGACCTACGATATCTTTTAAAATTCTTGAATATTCTCTATGCAAAGATATTTCAAGAACTTTGCATAATCCCAAGTCCTTGGCTAGGGGTAGTGTTGAATATCAGAGTCCCCCATTACTTGTGTTGAATGGATTTACCAATCCGAAGGAAGCAGCCTCCTATGAGAAGTTGGTCATTACCATGTTCCAAAACATGTTCCCAGCAATTACACCTCAAACTATTAAAGTTGGAACTATTAAGAGAGTTCTTCTTATAAATAAGGATAAGAAGTCTGGAATAATCGATGTGAGACATTATGCTATAGATACTAAATTGGTGGACGTTTCAAGGAATGTGCGCAAATTGGTTTCTATGAAGAATAAGCGTAATAAGAAGATTCCAAACCTATCCAAGGTGAAGGATGTTGCAGATATCATTTTAGATCCATATGCACAGGCCGCATTTACGTCGGATTCAGAGGTAGATACCGATGCTGTTGTAGAGGTtcgagaagagaaagaagagaatgtGACCAAACTTAAGGAAAAGGCGGAAATTAAAGTAGATACaatggaagaaggagaggaaaGTGGTGATGTTAAGAGGAAAAAAGCGGTTAAGTTGACAGAAATTGGACCTAGAATGAGGCTCgagttggtgaagattgAGGAGGAAGTGTGTGGAGGTAAAGTTCTGTATCATTCGTATATTCacaaaagtgaagaagaggttgaatTGATGGACGAATTACAAGCcgataagaagaagcagaaggaacagagaaagaagcagcagagAGAtaatattgaaaagaagaggaagtaTAAGAAGGTTCGATTTGCAGGAGCGGGTGATGCGAAGAAGGAAGgtgatgatgttgaaatagatgctgatgctgatgctgatgctgacGTTGATGTTGACGTTGACGCTGATGTTGACATCTCCTCAAGCAACAGTAActcagatgatgatagaCTATTCGATGAGTGA
- a CDS encoding uncharacterized protein (BUSCO:EOG09342DQT), with translation MSAPRKIAIITGTSGNLGINIAYRLCDEIPSDHRLTIIVTSRTLVKANETIKSIEKYNDEHSHRKTGFLDFDYLLLDFGDMISVATAIYKLKKDYPKLDYLFLNASQNAHDHFDYFAATKQMLSDPIGASTCPEYKMEKVGVKTKDGMGFVFQVNVFGPFYFIESLKKCLFVKSEDPRIIWVGSVMSKTKYLSFDDMQLLRTEVPYGGSKRLVDLVHLATYKELYDEYGIKQYLTHPGVFVSFSFFKFLNIFSYYIMMMMFYMARFLGSPWHNLTGWNAANAPIFVALKADIKSDRQDLKYGSASTARGHEYLKIDEIDPTGKDDVLKYLKQLKEEWDEKLKDQVTDTRRAY, from the coding sequence ATGTCAGCCCCCCGTAAAATCGCTATCATTACCGGTACCAGTGGTAACCTTGGTATCAATATCGCTTATAGACTATGCGATGAGATTCCCTCAGATCACAGATTGACTATTATAGTGACATCTAGAACACTAGTTAAAGCTAATGAAACGATAAAGTCCATTGAGAAATACAACGATGAGCACTCGCATCGGAAAACAGGATTTCTTGACTTTGATTACTTGCTTTTAGATTTTGGTGACATGATCTCAGTGGCTACTGCTATCTACAAGCTGAAGAAAGATTACCCTAAGCTCGACTATTTGTTTCTCAACGCCTCACAAAATGCCCATGATCATTTCGATTACTTTGCGGCTACTAAACAGATGCTTAGTGACCCAATTGGCGCTTCTACGTGTCCTGAATATAAAATGGAGAAGGTTGGTGTTAAGACCAAAGATGGCATGGGCTTTGTCTTCCAGGTCAATGTGTTTGGTCCTTTCTACTTTATCGAGTCACTTAAAAAGTGTCTATTTGTCAAATCTGAAGATCCAAGAATTATCTGGGTTGGTTCCGTTATGTCCAAGACCAAGTATCTCTCTTTCGATGACATGCAACTACTTAGAACTGAAGTGCCATACGGAGGATCGAAAAGACTCGTGGATTTGGTGCACTTGGCTACTTACAAGGAGCTATATGATGAGTATGGTATTAAACAGTATCTCACTCATCCCGGTGTGTTTGTTtcattctccttcttcaagtttttgaaCATTTTCAGTTACTAcattatgatgatgatgttctATATGGCCAGGTTTCTGGGTTCTCCTTGGCACAATCTCACTGGTTGGAATGCTGCCAATGCTCCTATTTTTGTAGCACTGAAAGCTGATATTAAGTCCGATAGGCAGGATCTTAAGTATGGCAGTGCTTCCACCGCAAGAGGCCACgagtatttgaagatcgATGAAATCGACCCTACTGGTAAAGATGACGTTCTTAAGTACCTAAAACAGCTTAAGGAAGAGTgggatgaaaaattgaaggacCAGGTTACTGATACCAGAAGAGCTTATTAG
- the RPS11A gene encoding ribosomal 40S subunit protein S11A (BUSCO:EOG093444N7): MATELTVQSEKAYLKQPHIFNNPKAKVTKRAKRWYKDIGLGFKTPKEAIEGTYIDKKCPFTGLISIRGRILTGAVVSTKMHRTIIVRRDYLHYIPKYNRYEKRHKNFSAHISPCFRVKEGDSVTVGQCRPLSKTVRFNVIKVNTTNGAKKSKSFDKF; the protein is encoded by the exons ATGGCTACTGAATTGACTGTCCAGTCTGAGAAGGCTTATCTTAAG CAACCTcatatcttcaacaacCCAAAAGCTAAGGTGACCAAGAGAGCCAAGAGATGGTATAAAGACATTGGTTTGGGATTCAAAACACCAAAGGAAGCCATTGAAGGTACCTACATTGACAAGAAGTGTCCATTTACTGGTCTGATTTCAATCAGAGGTAGAATCTTGACTGGTGCAGTTGTGTCAACCAAAATGCACAGAACCATCATTGTTAGAAGAGATTACTTGCACTACATTCCAAAGTACAACAGATACGAGAAGAGACATAAGAACTTTTCTGCTCACATTTCTCCTTGCTTCAGAGTTAAGGAGGGTGACAGCGTTACTGTTGGCCAGTGCAGACCTCTTTCTAAAACTGTCAGATTCAACGTCATCAAGGTCAATACTACCAACGGTGCTAAGAAGTCCAAGTCTTTTGACAAGTTCTAA